Genomic window (Sinorhizobium sojae CCBAU 05684):
CGGGTATTGCCAGCGGCGGAAGCGCCCCATCGAGAACGTAGCGGTCACCGGCATCCCTAAGCAGTCCGGATTCAAGCACCGCCTTGGTCAGCTCCTCGGCGAAGAGCGGCACGCCCTCCGTCCGCGCCAGAATCTGTTCGAGCACGTCCGCGGGCAGCGCCTTGCCGCCGGTAACCCGCTCGACCAGTGACCGGGCCTGAGCCTGCGCCAGGCGGTTCAGCGTGAGCAGGGTGACATGCGGAAAGCCGATCCAGGGCGGCGGCAGCTCCGGCCGGAACGTCGCGACCAGGAGCACCGGCAGCTGCTGAAGGCGCTCGACCATCTGATCGAAGAGCTCGCGCGAAGTCGGATCGAGCCAGTGCACGTCTTCGAGCACCACAAGCACTGGGCCGCGCACCGCCAGCGCATCGAGCTGTGCGAGAAATGCCCTGAAGAGAAGCCCTTTCTTCTGCAGCGACGACATGGCGGTAAGCGGGTGCCGCGACTCGGCCGGAATGCCTAGCAGGTCGGCAAAGAGCGCCACTGCATTGGGGCTCGCCGCTGTTTCCTGCAGCAGAGATTCCAGCTTGTCGAGGCGGGTCTCCCAGGAGTCATCCGGCGCAAAACTCGCAGCCCGCTCGAGCTGCGTGACGAAGGGAAAGAGCGAGCTGTTGGCGTGATGCGGTGAGCAAGCGTAGGTGAGCGAAGCCATCAACTCTCCCTGAAGCCGTTCGCGCAGCGCAAGAACCAACCGCGACTTGCCGATGCCGGGCTCGCCTGCAATGAGGGCAACTTGCCCGCTCCCCTGTTTTACTTGCCGCCAGCGCGACAATACGAGGCCGAGCTCCTCGTTGCGGCCAACGAGGGGTGTGAGATGTGCGCCGTGCAGCGCTTCAAACCGGGTTTCGGCTTTTCCCTCACCGATCACCCGCCAGGCCAGAACCGGCTCGGCAAAACCCTTGAGCGACGACGGGGCGAGCATTGAGAGCTCGAACAGCTCGCCGACAAGTCGTCTCGTGGCGTCGGCGATGACCACCGCGCTGGGCTCGGCAAGCCCCTGCAGCCGAGCTGCGAGATTGGGCGTCTCGCCCGCTATCGCACGCTCCTGCGCCTCACCCACGCCTATAAGGTCGCCGACCACCACCAGCCCCGTGGCGATGCCAACGCGCGCATTGAGGCGCTCGCCGGCCGCCGTCAGTTCTGACACGCCTTCGACCAGAGCGAGCCCCGCGCGTACTGCCCGTTCAGCGTCGTCCTCATGGGCTTTTGGGTATCCGAAGTAGACAAGTACGCCATCGCCCAAGTATTTGGCGACAAAGCCACCATAGCTCCCAGCTACATCGCCGACGCGCGTGTGATAGGATCGCAGCAGTTCCTGCAGGTCCTCGGGGTCCAGTCGCGCGGAGAGCGCCGTCGAGCCCACGAGGTCACAGAACATTACAGTGAGGTGTCGTCGCTCGGCCCCGGGCGGAACCTGCAGATCTGCTGCCTCCGGCAGCCGGGACGCGAGCTCGCCAATCGCGTCAAGGATCTTACGCCGGTGGCCGACCGCCGAAACACCGATCTCCCTCAGGTCGTCGGCCGTCAAGTGGGGCAGGACGTCGAGGTCGACCCCGTTGTCGCGAAACGCCTGCTCGTAGGACTGCAGACCGAGGTCGCGCAGCCATTGCCCAATGTCCAAGTCACCTCCGTGCGGGCTCCGCTCGCTTATTCGAACGCCTTCCCGCTGCCTTGGGGCTCCGTGCCTTCGCTAGGGCGTTCTGGTTCAGCCGGAACGCGTTGTCCGGGTCGATTCGGTTTTCATCGCCGCTGGCCGCTTCGATGCAAAGCTCGCCTGGAACGAGCTTCGTTAGCTGTCCCAGACCCAGTGTACGGGCAGCCACCGGAAACCGTTACCCTCCTTCACCACGTGTCCGATGCCAGGGAATGGATAATGATAGCCGGCAACAAGCAGTCGGTCATGGGCAGCGCGATCCAATAAGGCCCGACGTGTCTTCGCGCCCTTTTCACGGTCATGATCCCATATGATCTCCCATTCCGGCCGGTCGAAGGCGATATGGATGCTGGGGACGGCATCGCCGGTGATCAGCAGCTGCTCGTCTCCGGAGCCTACCAACAACGATATATGGCCCTGTGTATGCCCTGAGGTGTCTAGTGCCGCGATGCCGGTGGCAACATCGGCTCCGCTCTTGATCGGGCGCAAACGGTCGCCAAGCGAGGCAAGTACCTTTTGCAGTTGAGGCACGCCCGGAACCGCCCATTCCGGAAGCTTCGAAGCTGCGTCCGGAGAATTCCATAAATCCAGTTCGGTCTCCGAGAGAACGACTTCGGCGTTTGGGAACTGCTTGGTCGCCGCGGCGTTCAGACCGCCCACGTGGTCAACATGACAATGGGTAAGGACAATCGTGTCGATCGCCTCGGGTGTGACGCCAGCCTCGTCAAGTGATTTGGCCAGCCGCCCGGCGGTAGGTGCCCAATTCAGGTTGGGACCCATGCCTGTGTCGACCAGTATCCGCTTCTCCCCCGTCTCGATCAATAGAGGATTGGCCTGAAGCGGGAACGCGTCCGCCGTCATGTAGTGGGCGTCGAAGTACGCTTTTCTTTCGCCCGCTTCGGCATTCGTTGCAATGCTGTCCATGGGGAGGAAAAACATCCCGTCACATAGCGGGGCAATGTGGAAGTCACCGAGGCGGAAGCGATAGAAACCCGGTGCTTCCACAGAAGCGCCGGTATCGGCGGCTGTCGCATCGGTGGACCTGCCAGAAGCCGTGGCGACAGCGCCAGCGGCGGCTGCTTTCAGGAAACTTCGCCGATCGATGACTGACATGAAGGGGTCTCCTCTACCGAGATGCCCCGAACCCCACAGAAATTTAGACGAAACTTATATTACCACTCGACAGTCATCGAGGCGATCTCCATGTTTCGAAAGGGTATAGATCCGGTCGGTCGAAACCTCGAAACGGCGTGCAACTTCGGAAACCACGGCGCCTGGTGCGAAAGTCTCCGCCACTATCTGCGCGCGATCTTCCAACGACCATCTTGATGGTCGATCATGATCGCATCAATTGCTAGGGGAGTATGCGTCTCAACGCTGCAACTATTGGCATCAATCGCAACAGCACCGCTTTACAGCTTGGTACAACATTCTGAACGAGGCCTACGTAAAGGCGCGCTACTCAATGCACTTCGAGATCACTGAGAAGGCGCTGGGTTGGCTTAGAGCGGACGGAACAGCTGCACCGCCTTGTTGAGGCGATCTGCAAGGAGCGGCTGACCGAACTTGAGCGCGAAGCTGATGGGCCTGGATAAAGCCTTCCTATTTCGAATTCCCGTACGATGTCTTCATTTACTCGACGCCCCTGCGGTACTGCCGAAGGCGACCGCGACCGTGGATGTGCTTTTGGAGTGCACCACGGTCGTCTTCGATTGACTCGTCACCTCTCGCATCCACTCGTGCCAGATGGCAACGAGCAGTGCTATTAGGACGTAAGGACGGGGCCGACGAAAGGGCCGAGAAAGCCCGTGGTCGTGACGTCGCCGAGACCGGTCGGCTTATATTACAACAAATAGCGTTCGGCGCAGAAAGGTTCCGTGGCGTGTCCTGGGGACTGGCCATGCGACTGCCGCTACGACGGAGCGTGGCATCGCTCAGAACGGCAAGGCCATCTTGCCCTTACTCCCGTTCCCTAAAACGGCATGGTGATATCTTCACCGATCTGGATGGACCCGTGCCTGAGACTGTCCCTTAGACGGTCCCTGCCCTCTTCCGACAACATACCAGCCCCTGCCCAGATTCCCTCTTGCCAGTGCGGGCCACGCTCCCACGCCTCGTTGTACACGAGGGCCAGGTCCGACGCCCTTCTCGTCTGTTGCAGGGCTTCGAACAAAAGTTCGGCCTGCCGGATATCCTTGTCCCGCTTCACGGCCCCCTGCCCGTCCGTATGGCGACGGCTGGCGACGATGAGCTTATGGACAGCATACCGCTCAGGGGCTGGGACGGTCACAGGGACACCAGACTTATGGAGCAGCATTGTCCTCACAGGATCCCGGATCAGGAAGTCGAGGAAGCGCAGCGGGTCAGCGCTCGCACCGCCCAGCGCCGGCATCTTCGCGGGCTGGTCGAGGTAGTCGTCCGATCCGCGGTTCGATGTCAGGAACTCGACCCGGTAGCCGGAGCCGTTGACGAAGGCAGACGAAGCCGCCGCGCCCGATCGATGAGGAACCGGCCGGAAGGTCGGATCGACGCTCTGCAACAACTCAAGGATTGGCGGCAGGGTGTCTTCGACTTCGTGGCTGATGGAGTAGTCCTGAGCGAAGTCCGCATCGCCGGTCATGAGCGCTGCCGATGGCAGGCGCACGCCGAGGATACCGGCATAGGTCTGGAAGGCAACCGTTCCGACGAGAACGCCTCGCAGCCGAAACAGGCCTCCCGCCGCCAGCGCCTCCACGATGTCCCCGGACATGGCATCCGGCGCGACCATCCCGCCCTCGCGAGTGAGGGTGGAGACCATGCGCCGGCGTGCGCGGAGATCGTCCTTTTCCCGCTTATGCGTTTCGACTCGCTGCGCGATCTCTTGATCATCCGCAGGACCGACATATCGGCGCATCTTTCCTCCCTTGCCGTCGGGGATGTCAAAATACCAGTAGCGGCGATCCTTCACGGTCACAGGAGTGAACCGACCCTCCGGAGGGAAGTCGGCCGTCCATGCGGCGTCGAGCGAGCGCTGGCCTAGCTCGGCGAGCATGGTCTGATACATGAGGTCGATCTGCTTCATTGGCACCACTCCATGGTTTCGGAGGTCTCGCGCTGCGCGATTCTGCGCACGCTCAAGAGTTATACCCTTTTTGTGAAAAGGTATAACCGGCGAGGCAGTAGGGCGCAAGAGAGCCGGGTCGTGCGGACTATCGGAGGATGCTCGCCGCCGGGACAAGTGGTGCCGGTGGATGCATTGCAGCTTTTCGATAATATGGTGCATTTCCCCCAGACATGGTGATGGCGTATCTCCCTGAGTTTTTCAGGGTACTCGCGCTTAGCGCTTATGAACCGCGCCGAGTTTGCCGGAGGTGATCGTTTCGGCGAGAGCGTCGTCGTAAGAGTCGCCGACGCTTCCGGCGGAGCTCGATTCCCGCCTACACTGCCAGTTGACGGCAGGTCAGCCGGCCCGAATACCTCGTCGTCGACAAAGCCTACTGCGTCGATCAATGGGGCCGTGATTTCCGGCCCGAATATGGACGCCTGAAAGAGGTTCGTTCCAGTCTCGGTTCGCCACCGATCCTCGCCTTCACCGCCACTGCGGGACACGCTATGCAAAAGCGAGTCCTTTCGTCCCTCAGCATAGAGGACGCGACAGTGTTCGTCCGCGGCGTCGACCGTCCCAACATTGCGCTGATCAGATGGAGCGCGCCGCCGGGGGCGCGTCACCACGAGATCGCCAAGCTGCTCCGGCTCTCAACGTTTGCGGGCCGCAGGGCGATGATCTTCGTACCGACGGCGCGCATCGGCCAGGAGCTCCAGAACGACCTCCGAAACAATGGCCTTGAGATTCCCTTCTATCATTCGAAACTCGGAACCGAGTGGGAGCGACAGGAACTGCTCAAACGGTTTCAAGGAGAGAGCCGTCCGGTTGTCAACCACATTATCTGCACGAACGCCTTCGGCATGGGATTGGATATTCCAGACGTGCGTCTGGTGATCCATTGGCAGCAGCCCGCTTCGGTGGAGGACTATCTACAGGAATTCGGCCGAGCTGGTCGCGACGGCAGGCAGTCTGTCGCCGTTAGGCTCATCGAAACCGGACGCCGCGCCGGCCGCGATGTTGGACTCCTTCGGTCTATGGCCGAAAAGACCGCGAGTGGTTCGGGGCTGGACGAGATCACTGCGCGGGCGATGCTGCTGCAGCGGTTGTCTCAGATAGACGATCTCACCGCGCTACTTGGCTCGAAGGACTGCTTCCGCAAGGCACTCGTCGAGTACTTTGAGGGTCCGAAAGTGCCGTGCGCCAAGGACTTGGACGGGCTATCCTGAACTGGGTTTTCAACAATGAGAGCAAACAGCAGCGCTTCAGATACTGCTGCGACCGGTGCGCAGGTTTCGATCCCCGATACGAATCCTTGCCGGACCACGTGACATCGGTCGTCAAAAGCGAATCGGTGACCATTGGCGATGACGCGGCACATGCGGCTATAACGCGACCATTATCATTTGCGTTTCCGTCGTTCCGCGTCTTGGTCCAGACGGACCAGACCAATGATCCGATATCCGATCAAGTGATTTAATATCGAACCGGTCCTTGACTGGCTTATCGGAGTTACGAAGCGTTATGCCGCTCCTGCGCTCACACAGCACTATGCGGCCCCACGTCTCCTGTCGCCGGTCGACGGCGGAACGAAAATGACGGTTACCCTCCTTGAGCCGCACCGCGGGCAGCGAAGGCGGCTGGCCACCATCAACAGCGGAAAATCCCGGCCGCGAGTTGCCACCAGCGTGAGCATGTCCAGGTCGTAGGTCCAAGTGCATTCACGTACACATTTCATGCCATCGCGATTGCCATGCGCACATCGCGCCCTGAGCTGCCATCCGAGGCTGAAAGCTTCGCCAATTGTCTCGACCATGGCAATGAGATAGTGTAAGAACAAAGCAAGAACAATCAACCGACGCTCGAACCTCCAGGGATTGAGGAGCAACCAGAGGAATCGTCTGGTGAGCGACGAACAAGGGGCGACGTCGCATTACGACGAGGCTGGTCCATATGTTCACTACTGCGAGCACTCCGGCTGCAAGGAATGGGGCAGCTTTGGATTTGCGCGCGGCAGGACCGAGCCGAAATGGTTCTGTTTCGTACATCGGCCGGAATGGAAGTCGCGCCATGAGGCACAGCTGGAGCATTGACCTTGTTTCTGACAGGCATGCGACCGACCCGATAAACGGGATAGGCCATTTGCGTCTTGCCGATCTCCAGGAAGAACAGATCCTCGGCGCGCGCTGCGCCGCGTGCGACTACAAGAACTGGGTGAACCGATGGGAGATCGCGCGCCGGTTCGGCAGCGAGCGAACTCTTGACGAACTGCGGCAGATGCTCCGTTGTGGGTGCTGCGGAAACAAGGGCAACAATGGCTGGCGGCTCGG
Coding sequences:
- a CDS encoding MBL fold metallo-hydrolase, which gives rise to MSVIDRRSFLKAAAAGAVATASGRSTDATAADTGASVEAPGFYRFRLGDFHIAPLCDGMFFLPMDSIATNAEAGERKAYFDAHYMTADAFPLQANPLLIETGEKRILVDTGMGPNLNWAPTAGRLAKSLDEAGVTPEAIDTIVLTHCHVDHVGGLNAAATKQFPNAEVVLSETELDLWNSPDAASKLPEWAVPGVPQLQKVLASLGDRLRPIKSGADVATGIAALDTSGHTQGHISLLVGSGDEQLLITGDAVPSIHIAFDRPEWEIIWDHDREKGAKTRRALLDRAAHDRLLVAGYHYPFPGIGHVVKEGNGFRWLPVHWVWDS
- a CDS encoding nucleotidyltransferase family protein, whose translation is MKQIDLMYQTMLAELGQRSLDAAWTADFPPEGRFTPVTVKDRRYWYFDIPDGKGGKMRRYVGPADDQEIAQRVETHKREKDDLRARRRMVSTLTREGGMVAPDAMSGDIVEALAAGGLFRLRGVLVGTVAFQTYAGILGVRLPSAALMTGDADFAQDYSISHEVEDTLPPILELLQSVDPTFRPVPHRSGAAASSAFVNGSGYRVEFLTSNRGSDDYLDQPAKMPALGGASADPLRFLDFLIRDPVRTMLLHKSGVPVTVPAPERYAVHKLIVASRRHTDGQGAVKRDKDIRQAELLFEALQQTRRASDLALVYNEAWERGPHWQEGIWAGAGMLSEEGRDRLRDSLRHGSIQIGEDITMPF
- a CDS encoding helicase-related protein, whose amino-acid sequence is MQKRVLSSLSIEDATVFVRGVDRPNIALIRWSAPPGARHHEIAKLLRLSTFAGRRAMIFVPTARIGQELQNDLRNNGLEIPFYHSKLGTEWERQELLKRFQGESRPVVNHIICTNAFGMGLDIPDVRLVIHWQQPASVEDYLQEFGRAGRDGRQSVAVRLIETGRRAGRDVGLLRSMAEKTASGSGLDEITARAMLLQRLSQIDDLTALLGSKDCFRKALVEYFEGPKVPCAKDLDGLS